AGGAGAGTGCAGAGGAATATGGCCAAGTAGACCCTACAAAGCTAGAGCCCTGCCAAGTAAACGATCATATAGCATGTAATAAGTAAAATGAACTTGtgaatttgtgatattaatgTGGGATGTTGGATGTGTAGTACAAAAGAATAATTGGTGAAAAATGAATGGTACAGGATGTTTACAAGGGCACACAGGAAGAGCTCAGAGAGAAAGGCTACAGTGTACAAGATAAAGCTTCTTCAGAAAGAGCTAGAGCTGATCGTCAGGCTGCTGCACTAAGGTATAATTTTCTTGGCTTTTCTCCAATTGAGTCAGATTGTGAATTCAAATTTGCAACGATCGAGTTGGTTCAACACACTTAGATGGGTATTCGGCCTATTCTATTCTAGTAGTATCGATCATGAATTTATGGGTGTATAAAtgtgttgaatgttgatgaATGTTTCCCTTGTACTTGAATCAGGGGAAAAGCGGAAACTGAAAACATACTGGGGGTCGTAGGGAACGTAGCGGACACTATGAAGGACAAACTAACAATGCCAAGCGACACGGTGGGAAGGGGCCAAGGCAAGAGCGTTGAAGATAAGACGGTGACAGTGACGGTGGAGGAATACCCACCAGGTGCAGCAGCTGATATTCTGAAGGATGCGCGACGCACAACCGGACGCACAACCGGACAGATGGGCGATAAAGATCAGGGGAAGGCTACACATTAGCAGTATGAACATGATGTTATTTTGGTTGGTTTGAACTGAAATAGTTTTATATTTTGGTCGTTTTATATGTTGTAGTTTATCAGGTTTTGTGTTTGCATATTGTTTTTGGTTATAATCCTTTTGTGTATGTTGATTTTGAGGGGGCAGGAAATTGTGTACGTTTTTGCTTTTCTTTCTATAATCTTAGTATTCATTCAAGTACACATCATTTTGGATTTTGGGCAAGGATAAATCTCCATAGGTTAAAGGGTGGTGGGAATATTGCACATATAGACATGCATTCGGTCCTGTTTTGCCAAATTTGCAATATTTAATTAGATTAAATTCAGATCGGCACTCGGTCCTGTTAGCCTAATTTGATAATAATATCAAATTAGATTAAATTCAAATGGGAAAGCATACTAAATTatataatcaaatatttaaccaagaataatcaaattaattttaacgggtctaattatataattttttaacatgATAAACAATGTATAAATGTGTAGCAATTATTTACATAGAGTCCAAATGCGAAGTATGAACATATGATTGCTCATCGGGGAACATGAAAAACTTTGCATCGTTTATAGCTGGCGATTGGCATGCCAAGGTGTTAAATTAGAGATCAAATTAGTGGTAggtaatattttcttttttgaaaaattattgagGTGTTTGGGCAAGATTGTTACGTGTGTAAATTCGAATtaataagttgattttatatcagattgatttaaaattaaatcttgttcattttaaacttttacataattttaaatttatatcaaAGTCGGGTCATGAATCCCCTCTCTGTTCTCGTGTACTCATATTATTAGATCCCCGGTTGTCATGAATAGATTGAGGGAATCTTTTGGAGTTTACTTATGAAATAAGCAAGGTTATAAAAAGTATTATTTGACTAATACTATGTTACTTTTAAACTAATACTTCTCACTAGTCACTACTTGGTAAGAAATTATTAATAGGCTGACTTTGTCCTAATTTTCTTGctaattaaattttcaaatgtctaatttataaaaattctaATTGTACAATAATTACGGTTACTAATAATTAAAGTGTTTTATTCTGTTGTGTAAAAACTCTAAAGTTGcatatataaatagaaatagaGAAAGTAAAATCTAATCTTTTGACGTAACATTTTACaacatattatacatataattattaataatagttttaacaataataaactaaaattcaGTCAATAATATTAAAGTTCAAAATAGCAATGTAGTTTTTATtcaattgtttattattttattctatcaactataaattaatatttaataataaaaaaaccgaATGATAAGTACTCCCAGTAagataataacaaaaaaaatatggttTTTTCTATACAGAAGCAAAAGatgaatatttaataataaataaagagaaaaaataaattatacaaataaaaaataattaaatgtatagatgagatttaaaaaaattagaccattatccaaaaataaaaataatgtaaaatagcataaataattcaacatataatatataatataaaataagaagGGTGGAGAAAGTACAATTTTAGAAGGGGAGAGGAGCAAATGATGAATCAATTAGCAATATACTATGAACACTATTAGttattaacatgtaattttttaaactgttTCTTAAACTTGAACATCTTCAGACTAAAGACTATACTAATGGTGTCAACCATGGCTGACCCAAATCAAATTAAGAATtaccctttattttttttcacaatgATGATCTTAGTAGTTGGTCAATACGACATTGaccaacaatttttaaaatttagcaTACAAGAATTTAAGAATCGAAAACCGATGAACAAAATCGAGGTTGCTATTGGTTCGAGCAGAAGTCCAAGAAACCCATGAACTCGTGATTGTTGATCATATGAATGGTCTTCTCGATCCCAATTACTCCTGAACAATACAATCAAGCAATGAACCTTAAAACTTGCCGATGAAGAAAATAGATTGTTAAAATACACTCGTAGTATAGAACAAAACTGTAAAATGCAAAGAAATTACCCATTGTGAGAGCACTAGCAAAAATGACGGCAGAGAGGATGAAGACAATGAGGGAAGCGCGTCTAAGGAACGCAACGAGTTTTCTTACAAAATATTGTCCCCAAAACCCAGCTAGAAGTGAAACCGACATAAGGTACAAGGCTGCAAATATTTTCGTATCATTAGACATGCTCAAGTTCTTCATTTACAAACGGTAAAAGAATCCCACCTAGGTCGGAGTTACTTAGTGACATTAGGGTAATAAAACGATCAAGTTGTGAATGGGTTTGATTCGATAGAAGTCTACATCAAGCCATAGAAGGTCGTAGAGAATTTTGCTTACTATTATTATTCGGATTATCATTGGACACATTTGATAGCATCATTTTCCTGCTCTTTCCCAATAATGGTAAAGACCAGTAGGTGAAACATAATATGAGACAAAAGAATGAAGACCTACCATATGTAATTGGGAACCTTTTGAGAAAGTAGAACTCCACCACAGACAAGGAGGATGAGAACAGCATGACAAAAGTTGCGGTTGCGCTCGCCACCTGTACGCTCAAACAAAAAACTACATTTGAGATAAAGCAAAACCGGATCAAACAAGAATTAGCCAACTGTTTCATGGGGAAATCTAGGCCCGAGTCTACCTAGGCTGTGAGACGGGTCATTCAATTTAAAACcctattaatattgaatataaaactaaatattGGTGGCCGAGTTCAACACGCCTATAGAAGTGAGTATTCGGCCAACTTGGAAAGTTTTCTTTACCTCGACTTATGTTTGTATTGTCCATTTGATAACATTTAAGCATTCTAGTACTTTAACTAATGTTATGCAACAAGAACTTccacattaatatttttgagaATGACTAAAAGAAAACTTGTTTAAGGTTTAAGGACTACAAAGATGTAAAGTAGAAGATAGATTCTAATGATCAGTCCATAGATCAAGAAGACAAAAACTGTAACATCGTAAGAATGATTTCATCAACCCGAGTGTTGAGACCCAACAGGCCAACCTACCGGATCTATGCGGTAAATGAGAAACTCAACACATTAATGGAAATGTTAACTGAACATGAATAGAGATTTGAATCAAGGTGCGGCTTAAGACAAGGATTCTTGACCCCAGCTAATcctattattgttttaaatggTAAGGCTCTGTATAGTTCAACTCAAACCGACAAACTTTGGTAAAACTAAGtttatttaacaaaaacaaatttagTTTGATAAAAATACGCCGAgtttaatttgcaaatttaAGTTTagttgggtaaaaataaattcaattcgGTAAAATTTAGTTGAGCAAAGAAAAACATGTACAATATAAATAAGTTCAGTTCATATATTTTCTCATGAAAAATCATTGAAATCGCATGAAAAGCTTGTAATTTTCAACAcaccaaaaacatttaaaagttTTCTCCTATATTGAAATAAGGTTTTGTCCCGATCATAACATGGGATTGATGGAATGcttataaattgaaatttatGAATAGGAAATGCATGAAGTGTAAAGAATGAGATAGAAATTTTGCAAATACATGTGGTGAAAATATCACCACAAAAAATAATGCAAGCTTGGAGGTGTAGAGGTACaagaaaaattagagaaattaaagAGGACAATGTTGACAACTTGTCCTATCTAAACCACTTAATGCTACACCCCACATGGCCTCTCATGGCTACTTCAGAGTTAAGGAGAATCATGTCAGcaaatttaaaaggttttttccACAATGATGTTAGATATTTTCAATTTTGTGCCCACGTGATTTTGGTTGCTAATTATGTTCGAGAAAATTATGGGTTGGCCTATCGGTTAAAGGATTTCCCTTCCATCCGGGTGATAGGGGTTTAATTTTCACCGTGTATAGGGAGATTTTAACAAGAAAATTTGGATTTGGGATATTTATACGAGGATGAGGAAGCCCAAAGATGATTTAGAGGGCAGGAGGGAAAAATGATatgaaaaattcaaatttagagGTCGGAACTAAAATATTTATTCATGTAGACGatcccaatcttttgggatcaAGGGTCTAGCATTGTTGTTGTGGTATAGGAAGATCAATTCCTCCTCCCCTCTTGCCTGTAGGGGTTATCGTTATCCGGAATCACAAAAAAAATGTCATAAGAGATCATGATAGATACTACAATGATTTGAACTGTTAACTGTTACCCCTAAGACATTAATGATAGAAGATATGATAGAATTCACAGATTTATACCTGAGGAATTACACCAATCTCAAGAAGCAATGGGCCCAAGATAAACCCACCACCAGATCCTAGAAGACCACCAACAGTACCTCCTAGTAAACCACAAAGTGCACAAAAGGAGAGCATTATGGGTGTAAACTCAATTGAAGCTTCACAAACTGATTGTGTATTCCCAGCTATCTTCCTCTTCCTCCCTTCTTCATACAACTTTACTGCTTCATACCCGAAAACTCCAAAGGCTACGGGAAACTACGAAACCACGATAAAAGAGAAAGTAATTACAAAAAGTCACATCAAAAGATAACAAATTAATAGTATCAAAAAACATGAAGGTTTAGACAAACAATTAGAGGCGAAGTCAGAATTTTTGATGTGGGGATCTAAAGTTGTCAAGAGTTTGCGGTGTTTGAACATTTTATCATGTTGATAGTGAGACTTGTGACTCAAACATAGAGTGTAAATAATCTTTAGCCAAACACCCAGAGGCAAAGCCAGGATTTTACGGGTGGAGGTCTAAAAATTGTAAGAGTTTAAGGTATTTGAACATTTCGATCATGTTGAGAGTGAGACTTGTGACTCAAACAtaaatactacctcctattcagcctaaatgtcccatttgatttttggtactattcacttatcactattcacttatccctcttaatttgtattttactcttaatctataagttaaaacatagtcatgtgagatcttgtttgattcgtctcaatacaaggattattaatatcaactttttataatttttaattaagaataatttaagatattaaggtttaaaatgttgcctcggcaagtgtgaaaaatcaaatgggacatttaggctgaataggaaggagtataatattttaacttatatttaaGGATGGGCAATGGTCGGCCTGTTCCAACTAGTTATTTTGGCCCTGCAAGCAGCAAACGATAAAAATACATGCTCAATCAAATAAACGGTAGAATTGAGTACCTGAAGAAGGTTCAGCACCCAATACCATGAAGTACAGGCAGCAATATCATTCTGTTGAACAATACATCATATTGTAATATTAGCTATTAGTCACATAAATTGTTACTAAAATAAGTAAGCGCGACAAAAAAATAGAAGCTAATTACCTTCAAGACTTGAAGGAGCACAAAGGAAACCCAGACAATAAGAAGCAATAGTAATCTTTTCCATTTTAGATTAAAGGACATAATTTGCTGCACATAACAAGATAAAATCAGGATTACACAATTCAGTCATCCAATTTTAAGACTCTTGTCATTAATGGATAAAGTGTTTATTAACAACACCAAGATAGTAATTGGTCATTTGGCTATACAtaatgaagaaatttttttttttaaattgccaattccTCATATGTTTGTAAAAGGTACAACTTATGCAAATTCTATTAGGCTGTGACAATTCCTCACATAATCACCCGTGGCCCACTTGTGTGGACACACCC
The sequence above is drawn from the Amaranthus tricolor cultivar Red isolate AtriRed21 chromosome 5, ASM2621246v1, whole genome shotgun sequence genome and encodes:
- the LOC130813232 gene encoding sulfite exporter TauE/SafE family protein 4-like — translated: MMGTRGLVFYLLSGFSVAVFSLFLVTDYQKTHQKFESIHLFSVNSAVSGTEKVWPKLEFGWRIGVATIIGFLGSAFGTVGGVGGGGIFVPMLTLIVGFDTKSAAALSKCMIMAASASSFWYNLRVQHPCRDVPILDYDLALLFQPMLMLGITLGVALSVVFPYWLITVLIIILFLGTSSRSFSRGIMMWKEETLLNTELVKQQDTFSNSHGELLINTEYEPLSLKEEKSAMQIMSFNLKWKRLLLLLIVWVSFVLLQVLKNDIAACTSWYWVLNLLQFPVAFGVFGYEAVKLYEEGRKRKIAGNTQSVCEASIEFTPIMLSFCALCGLLGGTVGGLLGSGGGFILGPLLLEIGVIPQVASATATFVMLFSSSLSVVEFYFLKRFPITYALYLMSVSLLAGFWGQYFVRKLVAFLRRASLIVFILSAVIFASALTMGVIGIEKTIHMINNHEFMGFLDFCSNQ